In Candidatus Bathyarchaeota archaeon, one genomic interval encodes:
- a CDS encoding radical SAM protein: MGWFLIRPDALTVLRNEMVVKALNRYFKVVKNKLPAKFMIARRLEAGFHEDDPLDRLWALHDKLTQEYYRLESKIDGGELSLDDLGEPKRSYLDLKVEIAKRLLRSCCFCERRCGVNRAEGELGYCRCGETFLLSSAFHHVGEEPELVPSGTIFSIGCNLTCLHCQNWTISQHMEPGEPLTPRELAAVVTKLRRDGCRNCNMVGGSPTPWLHAWLEAFKYVEVNVPTVWNSNSYYSIEAAKLLRGFIDVYLLDFKYGRDECAVRISNAPNYVEVCRRNHLMALESGELIIRILLLPEHIECCGKPILKWIRENLGDWVRVNIMDQYRPHWRAHEVPELRRRLRHEEYLEAVSYAKSIGLLNLA; the protein is encoded by the coding sequence ATGGGCTGGTTTCTGATAAGACCCGATGCCTTAACCGTTTTGAGGAACGAGATGGTCGTAAAGGCGTTGAACAGGTATTTCAAGGTCGTCAAGAACAAGCTTCCGGCCAAGTTTATGATCGCTAGGAGGCTGGAGGCTGGTTTTCACGAAGACGACCCATTGGATAGGCTCTGGGCTCTACACGATAAACTGACCCAAGAATACTATCGGCTCGAATCTAAGATAGACGGCGGTGAGCTTTCGTTAGACGACTTAGGAGAACCCAAGAGAAGCTATCTAGACCTGAAGGTCGAGATCGCTAAGAGGCTTCTCAGATCGTGTTGCTTCTGCGAAAGGAGATGCGGCGTCAACAGGGCCGAGGGGGAGCTTGGATACTGTAGATGTGGAGAGACCTTCCTTCTATCCTCGGCTTTCCATCACGTAGGTGAAGAGCCTGAGCTCGTACCGAGCGGAACCATATTCTCGATAGGATGCAACCTCACCTGTCTACACTGCCAGAACTGGACGATATCCCAGCACATGGAGCCTGGTGAGCCCTTGACCCCTAGGGAGCTCGCGGCCGTCGTCACCAAGCTTAGACGGGATGGCTGTAGAAACTGTAACATGGTCGGAGGTTCTCCTACACCGTGGCTACACGCGTGGCTTGAAGCGTTCAAATACGTCGAGGTTAACGTGCCTACCGTCTGGAATAGTAACAGTTACTACAGCATCGAGGCCGCTAAGCTTCTCAGAGGGTTCATAGACGTTTATCTCCTAGACTTTAAATACGGAAGAGACGAATGCGCCGTTAGGATATCCAACGCCCCCAACTACGTCGAGGTTTGCCGGAGAAATCACTTGATGGCTCTAGAGAGCGGTGAGCTCATAATACGGATACTTCTCCTACCTGAGCATATCGAATGCTGCGGCAAGCCCATACTGAAGTGGATCAGGGAGAACCTCGGAGACTGGGTTAGGGTTAACATAATGGACCAGTATAGGCCGCATTGGAGGGCCCACGAGGTTCCCGAACTACGTAGAAGGCTTAGGCACGAGGAGTACTTGGAAGCTGTGAGCTACGCGAAGTCGATAGGGCTTCTGAACCTAGCATAG
- a CDS encoding N-acetyltransferase, whose product MGFISRRAKLGRVLAEGLVTILGPTVVGRGTVLGYGVVLGYPARAVLKKLVEEASGLENYDLESRGCVVGERCILRPYTVVYENSRLGDEVETGHFVMIRENVEVGDKTLIGSHTVVDGYVSIGSEVRIQTGCYLPPRTVVGDRVFLGPMVTVLNDKYPPSGLLVGARIEEEAVVGAGSIIMAGVTIGKRAMVAAGSIVTRDVKPGTVVRGSPAKPVYTRKDYEAKRRTYMEKMKHP is encoded by the coding sequence ATGGGCTTTATATCTAGAAGAGCTAAGTTAGGTAGAGTCTTAGCCGAGGGATTGGTTACCATACTGGGGCCTACCGTCGTGGGGAGAGGCACGGTTCTAGGCTATGGGGTGGTGCTAGGCTACCCGGCTAGAGCGGTTTTGAAAAAGCTCGTAGAAGAGGCTTCAGGCCTAGAAAACTACGATTTAGAGAGCCGGGGATGCGTTGTAGGAGAAAGATGCATCCTAAGACCTTACACGGTGGTCTACGAGAACTCGAGGTTAGGCGACGAGGTCGAAACCGGCCACTTCGTCATGATAAGGGAGAACGTAGAGGTGGGTGATAAGACCCTCATAGGCTCCCACACGGTTGTAGACGGGTATGTCTCGATAGGGTCGGAGGTTAGGATCCAAACCGGCTGCTATCTACCTCCGAGAACCGTGGTGGGTGATAGGGTTTTCCTTGGGCCGATGGTGACGGTTCTGAACGACAAGTATCCTCCCAGCGGTCTACTCGTCGGTGCCCGTATAGAGGAGGAGGCCGTTGTAGGGGCAGGGTCGATCATAATGGCGGGGGTTACGATAGGTAAGAGGGCTATGGTAGCGGCAGGGTCGATAGTGACCAGAGACGTCAAACCGGGTACCGTCGTCAGAGGTTCACCAGCTAAGCCCGTCTACACGAGAAAGGACTACGAGGCTAAGAGGAGGACATACATGGAGAAGATGAAACATCCATAA
- a CDS encoding LLM class flavin-dependent oxidoreductase: MSRSIRFGMAPIQWDWYWNWTVEEVQLAEKLGFDSAWILEHHGREDMYYPSPLVALAGLAPVTERIELGTCILILPLYHPVHVAEDAAVVDVISGGRLILGVGLGYRREEYDVFQVPMKGRGDRMTESLVLIKKLWTEPTVDFKGRFFEVKGFSLYPKPLRKPRPPIWVGGWSRRALRRAAELGDAWFIGPVGSLSDVANSYRIYMDYMKELGKKPERIPLVREVYVAEDPVEAREKAEKYIGAMYFRDYVSWSHSLVKDLKSFEDVARDRFIVGDPDECISQIEEVAKRLGVTDMIFRIHYPGMDLREGLEVIRLLGEKVIPYFKGAEG, from the coding sequence ATGAGCCGTTCTATAAGGTTCGGCATGGCGCCTATTCAGTGGGACTGGTATTGGAACTGGACGGTCGAGGAGGTCCAGCTTGCCGAGAAACTCGGCTTCGACTCGGCTTGGATACTCGAACACCATGGGCGGGAAGATATGTATTATCCATCTCCACTCGTGGCTTTAGCTGGACTCGCACCAGTGACTGAGCGTATAGAGCTGGGGACGTGCATCCTCATACTTCCGCTGTACCACCCTGTTCACGTAGCCGAAGACGCTGCCGTGGTCGACGTGATATCCGGTGGAAGACTTATCCTAGGGGTTGGCCTAGGCTATAGAAGAGAGGAGTATGATGTCTTCCAAGTCCCTATGAAGGGCAGAGGTGACCGGATGACCGAGTCGCTGGTCCTCATAAAGAAGCTTTGGACAGAGCCTACCGTTGACTTCAAGGGCAGGTTCTTCGAGGTTAAAGGCTTCTCGCTATATCCGAAGCCGCTCAGGAAGCCGCGTCCACCCATATGGGTCGGTGGATGGAGTAGAAGAGCCTTGAGGAGGGCGGCTGAGCTTGGGGATGCGTGGTTTATAGGACCTGTGGGGTCTTTAAGCGACGTCGCTAACAGCTACCGTATCTACATGGATTACATGAAGGAGCTCGGTAAAAAGCCTGAGAGGATCCCGCTCGTCAGGGAGGTTTACGTGGCCGAAGACCCCGTCGAGGCACGTGAGAAGGCTGAGAAATACATAGGGGCGATGTACTTCAGAGACTATGTCTCATGGAGCCATTCGCTGGTTAAAGACCTGAAGAGCTTCGAAGACGTGGCTAGGGACCGTTTCATAGTCGGAGACCCTGATGAATGTATATCTCAGATCGAGGAGGTGGCGAAACGTCTCGGGGTGACAGATATGATCTTCAGGATACATTATCCAGGGATGGACCTTAGGGAGGGCTTAGAGGTTATAAGGCTACTCGGTGAGAAGGTGATCCCATACTTCAAGGGTGCGGAAGGTTAA
- a CDS encoding creatininase family protein → MEEPATQLGYGSTYKEVEESGVKGALLPIGSLEQHGPHLPLCTDTVIAFELAKAVASRLNLFLLPPIPISCSAEHRGVKGTVYLRPETLTLVLRDIVESLSRSGFKYLVVLSGHGGNWVLKPAVRYLNLDYPEFKVILVGESVYGNHLREIFEEVDDLHAGEHETSLMLYLKPNMVRDKPEGCRPEAGREMLDYLPIWEITPTGIWGNPSRASVEKGRLAFEKTVEAIVKYLKTLLARLNLL, encoded by the coding sequence ATGGAAGAACCCGCAACCCAGTTAGGCTATGGCTCCACGTATAAGGAGGTAGAAGAGAGCGGCGTTAAGGGAGCCCTGCTTCCCATAGGCTCGTTGGAGCAACATGGACCCCACCTTCCGCTGTGCACGGACACGGTCATAGCCTTCGAGCTGGCTAAAGCCGTCGCCTCGAGGCTTAACCTATTTCTCCTGCCTCCGATACCGATAAGCTGCTCGGCTGAGCATAGGGGGGTTAAGGGCACCGTATATCTCAGACCTGAAACCCTCACTTTAGTACTGAGAGACATAGTCGAATCCCTCTCCCGAAGCGGCTTCAAGTACCTTGTGGTGCTAAGCGGCCATGGTGGAAACTGGGTATTGAAACCGGCCGTGAGGTATCTGAACCTTGATTACCCAGAGTTCAAAGTAATACTGGTCGGCGAGTCTGTCTATGGAAACCATTTGAGGGAGATATTCGAAGAGGTCGACGACCTACACGCAGGTGAGCATGAGACGTCTTTGATGCTCTACCTCAAGCCTAACATGGTTCGAGACAAGCCGGAGGGATGTCGACCGGAAGCGGGTAGGGAGATGCTGGACTACCTACCTATATGGGAGATAACCCCTACAGGCATCTGGGGCAACCCGTCTAGGGCTAGCGTAGAAAAAGGTAGGTTGGCGTTCGAAAAAACAGTCGAGGCGATAGTCAAGTACCTCAAGACGCTACTGGCTAGGTTAAACCTTCTATAG
- a CDS encoding dihydrodipicolinate synthase family protein, whose amino-acid sequence MIVLRPEMFEGLIPATVLPMDENYKVDEDELRRYIDWISGFGISGVAVNVDTGEGPHLYPEEQVRVIEVYREELKGRIPIVAGLSTRFTDAAVRMAKRLEEAGADALLMFPIPAYAGEPLDPEIPYGYHKAVSDAVEIPLIVFQLQRALGGVEYSASALRRLFEIEGVAAIKEASFDARKFLETVKIVRSIKRKVYVLTGNDNFILESFILGADGALLGFGTIATDLQVEMIEKAKRGDYEEAFKIAEVVQPLADAIFAPPVRNYRARLKEALVMLGVLRKAYVRPPLTPISEAERKLVRKALEKAGLL is encoded by the coding sequence GTGATAGTTTTGAGACCTGAGATGTTTGAAGGGCTTATACCAGCCACGGTTCTCCCCATGGATGAGAACTACAAAGTCGACGAAGACGAGCTTAGAAGATATATAGACTGGATATCGGGCTTCGGGATAAGCGGCGTAGCGGTCAACGTCGACACGGGTGAGGGGCCGCATCTCTATCCTGAGGAACAGGTTAGGGTTATCGAGGTCTACAGGGAGGAGCTTAAGGGCCGTATACCCATAGTCGCAGGTCTCTCGACCAGGTTCACAGACGCCGCGGTTAGGATGGCTAAGAGGCTCGAAGAGGCGGGGGCTGACGCGTTGCTGATGTTCCCGATACCGGCTTACGCAGGGGAGCCTCTAGACCCTGAGATACCCTACGGATACCATAAGGCTGTTTCAGACGCCGTCGAGATACCTTTGATAGTCTTCCAGCTTCAGAGGGCGTTAGGTGGTGTGGAGTACTCTGCGTCTGCGTTAAGGAGGCTCTTCGAAATCGAAGGGGTAGCCGCGATCAAGGAGGCTAGCTTCGATGCCAGAAAGTTCCTGGAGACCGTTAAAATCGTCAGGTCCATCAAGAGGAAGGTTTACGTCCTTACTGGAAACGACAACTTTATACTCGAATCGTTTATCCTAGGTGCCGACGGGGCTCTGCTGGGCTTCGGGACTATAGCTACGGACCTCCAGGTCGAGATGATCGAGAAGGCTAAACGCGGAGACTACGAGGAGGCGTTCAAGATAGCCGAAGTGGTGCAGCCTCTAGCAGACGCCATATTCGCTCCGCCCGTTAGAAACTACAGGGCTAGGCTTAAAGAGGCGTTGGTGATGCTAGGAGTGCTTAGAAAAGCCTATGTTAGACCTCCCTTGACGCCTATCTCGGAGGCTGAGCGTAAGCTAGTCAGGAAGGCCCTCGAGAAAGCGGGTCTGCTATAG
- a CDS encoding ribosomal protein L13e produces the protein MSNPRRGKRRSSSMKGVRRNVPEPIVKIPRFGYGFRVGRGFSIGELKKAGLSVGRARMLGLYVDTRRRSVREENVEALKRFVEELKKTRGLDKD, from the coding sequence ATGTCTAACCCTAGAAGGGGCAAGAGGAGGAGCTCCTCTATGAAGGGTGTCAGGAGGAATGTGCCTGAGCCTATAGTTAAGATCCCCAGGTTTGGCTACGGTTTCAGGGTCGGTAGAGGATTCAGTATAGGTGAGTTGAAGAAGGCTGGTTTAAGCGTCGGTAGAGCTCGGATGCTCGGCTTGTACGTGGATACCAGGAGGCGGAGCGTCAGGGAGGAGAACGTAGAGGCTTTGAAGAGGTTTGTAGAAGAGCTTAAAAAGACAAGGGGGCTAGATAAAGACTAA
- a CDS encoding sugar phosphate isomerase/epimerase, producing MFLSIRDVILRYAGYGSLSEGLKSLGIDSFELYVGRDLKTRPIDGERFNLASRDEAARLKRSLEVRGFRVCALLLANDFSSPDLKQEIVYVKTGLEAAYRLEVRVVRINALMREIQGYGLEEYVDRTVEALEPCIRLCKETGVSLAVENHGVVANRVEFLKALFDRFPDGHLGLTLDTGNFYWFGYPLSRLYEIYETLAPYVKHTHMKNAAAKPGKKDVVRKPREVEMTPLYEGDIALDRVIEILGKTGYDYDLTIEDESLDRFKPEERMTILRKDVEYLKCLLSS from the coding sequence ATGTTTCTGTCCATAAGAGATGTCATACTACGTTATGCTGGATACGGGTCTTTATCGGAGGGCTTAAAAAGCCTCGGAATCGACAGCTTCGAGCTCTACGTGGGTAGAGACCTGAAGACTAGGCCTATAGACGGTGAACGGTTTAACCTTGCATCTAGGGACGAAGCTGCTAGGCTTAAACGCTCTTTAGAAGTCCGGGGGTTTAGAGTATGCGCCCTACTGCTCGCGAACGATTTCTCAAGCCCAGACTTGAAGCAGGAAATAGTATACGTCAAGACGGGGCTGGAGGCGGCTTATCGTCTAGAGGTACGCGTAGTTAGGATAAACGCGTTGATGAGGGAGATACAGGGTTACGGGTTGGAGGAGTATGTCGATAGGACGGTCGAAGCCCTAGAGCCGTGCATACGGTTATGTAAAGAAACCGGTGTCTCTCTGGCCGTGGAGAATCACGGGGTCGTAGCGAACAGAGTCGAGTTTCTGAAGGCTCTTTTCGACAGGTTTCCGGACGGCCACCTGGGGTTGACGCTCGACACCGGCAACTTCTACTGGTTCGGCTACCCGTTGAGTCGGCTTTATGAGATATACGAGACATTGGCGCCATACGTTAAACACACTCACATGAAGAACGCCGCGGCTAAACCGGGTAAAAAGGACGTGGTGAGAAAGCCTAGGGAGGTCGAGATGACACCGCTCTACGAGGGAGACATAGCTCTAGACAGGGTTATCGAGATCTTGGGGAAAACAGGGTACGACTACGACCTGACCATAGAAGACGAGTCCCTAGACCGGTTCAAGCCTGAAGAAAGGATGACGATTCTCAGGAAAGACGTCGAATACCTCAAATGTCTCCTGTCCTCCTAG
- a CDS encoding GNAT family N-acetyltransferase, which yields MIEGPRAAKVEELPQIVKLTSWIFGFEKRGARMDEAFPHFLNESNIENLRVIVSDGKVVSHVGFWEGWLNLYGCWVKAGLVGAVCTHPEYRNRGYASALVRDAFKKMREDGVDFVMISGKRTLYSRAGCVEAGKVYRFRTRPSAITIFEDVEVKPYTEDRVMDLVTLYQREPVRFKRSLDEFKLLAGRRIREGVAKARHLIAYKRRRPMAYISALEFDGAWSLVEYAGSRRAVLRIISDLSKTPGIKTFELNIPYGDWEMLSLLEDVGLKPQTSSAPASLAILNPTKFAEKIRLYVEERIGDVEFVVESKPGGIRIQLSDSRLELSDPREFTLLVFGRPETVENPDTPDFDPDSVPKPFKTVFPMPTPTYGLNYI from the coding sequence GTGATCGAGGGACCTAGGGCCGCTAAAGTCGAGGAGCTCCCGCAGATCGTTAAGCTTACGAGCTGGATATTCGGGTTCGAGAAGAGAGGAGCACGCATGGACGAGGCTTTTCCGCATTTTCTCAACGAGTCCAACATCGAGAATCTCAGGGTCATCGTTTCAGACGGTAAGGTCGTGTCTCACGTGGGTTTCTGGGAAGGATGGCTTAACCTATACGGTTGCTGGGTTAAAGCCGGCCTCGTAGGCGCCGTATGCACTCACCCAGAGTATAGGAATAGGGGATACGCCTCTGCTTTGGTTAGAGACGCCTTCAAGAAGATGCGTGAGGACGGAGTAGACTTCGTGATGATCTCAGGTAAGAGAACGCTTTACAGCAGAGCAGGATGCGTAGAGGCGGGGAAGGTATACAGGTTTAGGACCCGGCCGAGTGCAATAACCATATTCGAAGACGTAGAAGTTAAGCCTTACACGGAGGATAGGGTCATGGACCTTGTGACCCTATACCAGAGGGAACCTGTTCGGTTTAAGAGAAGTCTAGACGAGTTTAAGCTCCTAGCAGGTAGAAGAATACGCGAAGGAGTGGCGAAGGCGAGACATCTCATAGCGTATAAAAGGAGAAGACCTATGGCCTACATATCGGCCCTAGAGTTTGACGGAGCGTGGAGCCTAGTCGAGTACGCAGGCTCTAGAAGAGCCGTTCTCCGTATAATAAGCGACCTATCTAAGACGCCCGGTATAAAGACGTTTGAACTTAACATCCCATACGGAGATTGGGAGATGCTTAGTCTCCTAGAGGACGTGGGTCTAAAACCCCAGACCTCCAGCGCCCCTGCGAGCCTAGCTATACTAAACCCCACGAAGTTCGCCGAGAAGATACGTCTATACGTCGAAGAAAGAATAGGAGACGTAGAATTCGTAGTGGAATCTAAACCGGGCGGTATTAGAATCCAGCTTTCAGACAGCCGTTTAGAACTCAGCGACCCGAGAGAGTTCACGCTACTCGTATTCGGAAGACCTGAGACGGTGGAAAACCCTGATACACCGGACTTCGACCCCGACAGCGTTCCCAAACCCTTCAAAACGGTGTTCCCGATGCCGACACCGACCTATGGATTGAACTATATATAA
- a CDS encoding carboxypeptidase regulatory-like domain-containing protein — MSETGRVVNLEKAALLAFIVILALPVIVYAQAPQPISGASVVAFGDAGYGVAETDAEGFFEITEGLGEGVYDVRISAKGYVSKVVEDVEVVAGEEVDIGDVFLKPSAVIKGVVETPDGEPAANVPVALKDSSGKVLQLTTTSSDGSFVFDTDVRNGTYTVEAYAFMFEGMEYQTVTMGFTQVEIPVPKPGASYLQGYTSGRVKNVEAVQGETVEDIVIRLDVSGIISGRVTDDQGNPVADVLVVAFSPSGGISKGFYAVTDEDGRYRIANNLDTGDYNVTLLFPKGYVWNFMNAKKVHVVAGEETANVDFQLERSGIISGVVVYSDDTPAANATVVAFSQDGKYFGFTTSDIDGSFRIDSGLGTATYQVMAFVGTTAFSQPVTVQVTAGEETKDVKLVVTGTAKGMAAIEGTVTDIDGNPLVDVEVSALDAVTYTDEDGSYRLIIALPQGVTSTTVTVTASKRGYETAVKEGVTVTAGETTKPVDFTLEKLKLGVIKGRVLAKAPPPSAKKTASLSISLSSQIVSIGESVTISGTITPSLTGEVSILVASDTVFEEIAKVNLEDGSFSYSFTPTAKGVYRIKVSWPGNDEYNPAESEILTLTVVKKTAELSISLSSSTITIGDSVTLEGTITPSVTGKVFILLTPDGKFKKIAEVDLENGRFNFTLKPEALGTYRVKVVWPGNAEYKPVESDVLTLTVKKVSPTVEISVSKTTANVGETVTISGSISPFKAETDVVITVTSPSGVSEYTVTSSDGSFEYGIELDAQGTWSVKAEVPEGPVYESAESNDVQITVQEKKCIIATVTFGSEVAPEVNFLRSFRDGLILTTYAGRQFYVAFDAFYYSWSTPVAKFIESNPVLKPVVKALLYPLLGILKFTALASMPLFGLNPETAAVLAGFIASSLIGVVYVSPVLIAVSLLARKYGRTVKPSIEFVKALWASVAASLVFIGIGLVLESGLLLTAATSAYVLSTIASSSTSILYLATTKAKEK; from the coding sequence GTGTCTGAAACGGGTCGAGTCGTGAATCTGGAAAAAGCAGCTCTATTAGCATTCATCGTGATCCTAGCTTTACCGGTTATCGTATATGCGCAGGCACCGCAGCCGATAAGCGGTGCATCGGTCGTCGCGTTTGGTGACGCAGGGTACGGGGTAGCTGAGACAGACGCCGAAGGATTCTTCGAGATAACGGAGGGGTTGGGTGAAGGCGTCTACGACGTGAGGATAAGCGCCAAGGGCTACGTTTCCAAGGTGGTCGAAGACGTCGAAGTCGTAGCCGGGGAGGAGGTGGACATAGGCGACGTATTCCTCAAACCATCTGCGGTGATAAAGGGTGTGGTGGAGACGCCTGACGGCGAGCCGGCTGCTAACGTCCCCGTGGCCCTAAAAGACAGTAGCGGCAAAGTACTTCAGCTAACCACCACGTCGAGCGACGGCTCCTTTGTCTTCGACACCGACGTGAGGAACGGGACCTACACGGTGGAGGCTTACGCGTTCATGTTCGAGGGGATGGAGTATCAAACGGTGACGATGGGCTTCACCCAGGTGGAGATCCCCGTTCCCAAGCCAGGCGCCTCCTACTTACAAGGTTACACCTCTGGGAGGGTCAAGAACGTCGAAGCGGTTCAAGGCGAGACGGTCGAGGACATAGTGATACGTCTCGACGTATCCGGTATAATATCCGGTAGGGTTACAGACGACCAGGGTAACCCCGTAGCCGATGTGCTAGTGGTAGCCTTCTCACCCAGCGGTGGTATATCCAAGGGGTTCTACGCCGTGACAGACGAGGACGGGCGGTATAGGATAGCCAACAACCTCGACACGGGCGACTATAACGTGACCCTGCTGTTCCCGAAGGGTTATGTATGGAACTTCATGAACGCTAAGAAGGTTCACGTCGTAGCAGGTGAGGAGACGGCTAACGTAGACTTCCAGCTTGAAAGGTCCGGCATAATATCCGGCGTAGTCGTATACAGCGACGATACCCCTGCCGCGAACGCGACTGTCGTAGCGTTCTCGCAGGACGGCAAGTACTTCGGCTTTACCACCTCCGACATAGATGGGTCCTTCAGGATAGACTCAGGTCTCGGAACGGCTACCTACCAGGTTATGGCGTTCGTAGGGACGACAGCTTTCTCCCAGCCCGTGACTGTTCAGGTAACAGCTGGCGAGGAGACCAAGGACGTTAAGCTCGTCGTGACCGGGACGGCTAAGGGAATGGCCGCCATAGAGGGCACCGTTACAGATATCGACGGTAACCCGCTCGTAGACGTCGAGGTGTCGGCTCTAGATGCGGTGACGTACACAGACGAAGATGGAAGCTATAGACTCATCATAGCTCTTCCACAAGGCGTTACCTCCACCACCGTAACAGTAACCGCGTCTAAGAGAGGCTACGAGACAGCCGTTAAAGAGGGGGTCACTGTGACGGCCGGGGAGACGACAAAGCCGGTGGACTTCACGTTGGAGAAGCTTAAGCTCGGCGTCATAAAGGGCCGTGTCCTCGCTAAGGCGCCTCCGCCGTCGGCTAAGAAGACGGCTTCTCTCTCGATATCGCTATCCTCGCAAATCGTGAGCATAGGAGAGTCTGTGACTATATCTGGAACCATAACTCCGAGCCTCACCGGAGAGGTCTCGATACTGGTGGCTTCAGATACTGTTTTCGAGGAGATCGCTAAGGTAAACCTCGAAGACGGAAGCTTCAGCTACAGCTTCACGCCGACCGCTAAGGGAGTCTATAGGATAAAAGTTTCATGGCCTGGGAACGACGAGTATAACCCGGCCGAATCCGAGATTCTAACCCTGACGGTGGTCAAGAAGACGGCCGAGCTTTCGATATCACTGTCCTCCTCGACCATAACGATAGGGGACTCCGTCACTCTTGAAGGTACGATAACACCCTCTGTGACGGGTAAAGTATTCATCCTTCTGACCCCGGACGGTAAATTTAAGAAGATAGCTGAGGTCGACTTGGAAAACGGCAGGTTCAACTTCACTCTGAAGCCTGAGGCCCTCGGCACCTACAGGGTTAAGGTTGTGTGGCCTGGAAACGCCGAGTATAAGCCCGTGGAATCCGATGTGTTAACTCTGACCGTGAAGAAGGTATCCCCGACGGTCGAGATATCGGTCTCTAAGACAACGGCTAACGTGGGTGAAACCGTCACCATATCAGGCTCGATATCTCCGTTTAAAGCTGAGACGGATGTCGTGATAACCGTCACAAGCCCGTCGGGTGTCAGCGAGTACACGGTCACCTCGTCAGACGGTAGCTTCGAGTATGGCATAGAGCTTGACGCTCAAGGAACGTGGAGCGTCAAGGCTGAGGTTCCTGAAGGACCGGTCTATGAGTCGGCTGAGTCCAACGATGTCCAGATAACGGTTCAGGAGAAGAAGTGTATAATAGCTACCGTGACCTTCGGCTCTGAGGTCGCTCCGGAGGTCAACTTTCTAAGGTCCTTCAGAGACGGCTTGATCCTCACGACGTACGCCGGTAGACAGTTCTACGTAGCCTTCGACGCCTTCTACTACTCGTGGAGCACACCTGTGGCGAAGTTCATAGAGTCCAACCCTGTATTGAAACCGGTCGTCAAAGCTTTACTGTATCCGTTACTCGGAATATTGAAGTTCACGGCCTTAGCTAGTATGCCGCTCTTTGGACTGAACCCCGAGACCGCGGCCGTGTTAGCGGGTTTCATAGCATCCTCGCTCATAGGCGTCGTCTATGTCTCACCGGTTCTAATAGCCGTCTCGCTTCTGGCTAGGAAATACGGTAGAACGGTCAAGCCATCCATAGAGTTCGTGAAGGCCCTATGGGCTTCGGTAGCCGCCTCCCTAGTATTCATAGGTATAGGATTAGTCTTAGAAAGCGGTCTACTGTTGACGGCTGCGACCTCAGCTTACGTGTTATCCACCATAGCCTCGTCGTCGACCTCCATACTATACCTGGCGACTACGAAAGCTAAGGAAAAATAG
- a CDS encoding transcription factor — protein MSRRKNLLYRLAEALAGGEGLKIIECLVRNGDMRDDEIALELGLKPNVVRKILYRFAESSIVTVQRFRDEKTGWFYFKWRVQLDQVELYLENQRQRILNRLMERLRYEETHEFYSCPKGCERVTFEEAVEQNFICSKCGAPLQHEDNTYVIEALKNKIKELGG, from the coding sequence TTGTCTAGGAGGAAGAACCTGCTTTATAGGCTCGCCGAGGCATTGGCCGGAGGAGAAGGTCTAAAGATAATCGAGTGTCTGGTTAGAAACGGCGATATGCGAGACGACGAGATCGCTTTAGAGCTCGGTTTGAAGCCCAACGTGGTCAGGAAGATACTCTACCGGTTCGCCGAAAGCTCCATAGTGACTGTTCAGAGGTTCAGGGACGAGAAGACCGGGTGGTTTTACTTCAAATGGAGGGTCCAGCTAGACCAGGTCGAGCTATACCTTGAAAACCAGAGACAACGGATCTTGAACAGGCTTATGGAGAGGCTTCGATACGAGGAGACGCATGAATTCTACTCCTGTCCCAAGGGCTGCGAGAGAGTAACCTTTGAAGAAGCTGTCGAACAGAACTTTATATGTAGCAAATGCGGTGCACCGCTGCAGCATGAGGATAACACATACGTCATAGAAGCGTTGAAAAATAAGATAAAGGAGCTCGGAGGCTAA